In Vicia villosa cultivar HV-30 ecotype Madison, WI unplaced genomic scaffold, Vvil1.0 ctg.000349F_1_1, whole genome shotgun sequence, the following proteins share a genomic window:
- the LOC131627132 gene encoding E3 ubiquitin-protein ligase RGLG5-like isoform X1 yields the protein MVLSTLETWTALVAILCLLVYILQEILMGGNSSKGSSSPRRRHVPSYESSGSSSSWNNNYDGYPPQSPYPQQSPYQTPQHQFSSASAPFYDNSQQKKKLDKRYSRIADDYRSLDEVTAALAKAGLESSNLIVGIDFTKSNEWTGKSSFNRKSLHHIGSSQNPYEQAISIIGKTLSTFDEDNLIPCFGFGDASTHDQDVFSFYSEERLCNGFEEVLARYREIVPHLKLAGPTSFAPIIEMAITIVEQSAGQYHVLLIIADGQVTRSVDTENGHLSQQEQKTINAIVKASEYPLSIVLVGVGDGPWEMMEEFDDNIPSRAFDNFQFVNFTKIMSKNTNPSRREAEFSLAALMEIPSQYKATIELGLLGSRRGHSPDRVPLPAPLYNRTSSNISGKSFRSNSFQPNVRRGTGYEYDSGVHNHTEPSTSSLHDNKVCPICLTDPKDMAFGCGHQTCCGCGEDLEFCPICRSTITTKIKLY from the exons ATGGTATTGTCAACG CTAGAAACTTGGACAGCTTTGGTTGCGATTCTGTGTTTACTTGTCTATATTCTGCAAGAGATTCTTATGGGAGGAAATAGTTCTAAAGGGTCTTCTTCACCTAGAAGGAGGCATGTTCCTTCATATGAATCTTCAGGTTCTTCATCTTCATGGAATAATAACTATGATGGATATCCACCACAGTCACCATATCCTCAGCAGAGTCCATATCAAACACCTCAGCATCAGTTTTCATCTGCATCAGCTCCATTTTATGATAATTCACAGCAGAAAAAGAAGTTGGATAAGAGGTATTCAAGGATTGCTGATGATTATCGTTCACTGGATGAG GTTACTGCTGCTCTTGCAAAAGCTGGGCTGGAGTCTTCTAATCTCATTGTTGGCATTGATTTCACAAAGAGCAATGAGTGGACAG GGAAGAGTTCATTCAATCGGAAAAGTTTACATCACATTGGAAGCAGTCAAAACCCTTATGAACAAGCAATCTCTATTATTGGGAAAACTCTGTCTACTTTTGATGAAGATAACTTGATTCCATGTTTTGGTTTCGGAGACG CATCTACGCATGATCAAGATGTATTTAGCTTCTATTCAGAAGAGAGGTTATGTAACGGGTTTGAAGAAGTTTTGGCACGATACAGAGAAATTGTTCCTCACCTCAAACTTGCAGGACCGACTTCGTTCGCCCCTATTATTGAGATGGCCATAACTATTGTTGAACAAAGTGCTGGCCAATATCATGTCCTGCTTATAATTGCAGATGGACAG GTGACCAGAAGCGTCGATACAGAAAATGGCCACCTAAGTCAGCAGGAACAGAAGACAATAAATGCAATCGTAAAAGCCAG TGAGTATCCGCTGTCAATAGTTTTGGTAGGAGTTGGAGATGGCCCGTGGGAGATGATGGAGGAATTTGACGATAACATTCCTTCTCGAGCATTTGACAATTTTCAG TTTGTGAATTTCACTAAGATAATGTCGAAAAATACAAATCCATCCCGAAGAGAGGCAGAGTTTTCTCTTGCAGCTTTGATGGAGATACCTTCTCAATATAAGGCAACCATAGAGCTTGGCTTATTGGG TTCGCGGAGGGGGCATTCACCGGATAGGGTTCCTCTACCTGCTCCTCTTTATAATAGGACTTCCTCCAACATCAGTGGAAAATCTTTTCGGTCAAACAGTTTTCAGCCGAATGTGCGTAGAGGTACTGGCTATGAATATGATAGTGGTGTTCACAATCACACGGAACCATCTACAAGCTCTTTACATGATAATAAG GTTTGCCCGATTTGTCTTACCGATCCAAAGGATATGGCCTTCGGTTGTGGACATCAG aCTTGTTGTGGATGTGGAGAAGACCTCGAATTCTGTCCGATTTGCAGGAGCACAATCACTACTAAGATAAAGCTTTATTAG
- the LOC131627132 gene encoding E3 ubiquitin-protein ligase RGLG5-like isoform X2 gives MHLELETWTALVAILCLLVYILQEILMGGNSSKGSSSPRRRHVPSYESSGSSSSWNNNYDGYPPQSPYPQQSPYQTPQHQFSSASAPFYDNSQQKKKLDKRYSRIADDYRSLDEVTAALAKAGLESSNLIVGIDFTKSNEWTGKSSFNRKSLHHIGSSQNPYEQAISIIGKTLSTFDEDNLIPCFGFGDASTHDQDVFSFYSEERLCNGFEEVLARYREIVPHLKLAGPTSFAPIIEMAITIVEQSAGQYHVLLIIADGQVTRSVDTENGHLSQQEQKTINAIVKASEYPLSIVLVGVGDGPWEMMEEFDDNIPSRAFDNFQFVNFTKIMSKNTNPSRREAEFSLAALMEIPSQYKATIELGLLGSRRGHSPDRVPLPAPLYNRTSSNISGKSFRSNSFQPNVRRGTGYEYDSGVHNHTEPSTSSLHDNKVCPICLTDPKDMAFGCGHQTCCGCGEDLEFCPICRSTITTKIKLY, from the exons ATGCATCTTGAG CTAGAAACTTGGACAGCTTTGGTTGCGATTCTGTGTTTACTTGTCTATATTCTGCAAGAGATTCTTATGGGAGGAAATAGTTCTAAAGGGTCTTCTTCACCTAGAAGGAGGCATGTTCCTTCATATGAATCTTCAGGTTCTTCATCTTCATGGAATAATAACTATGATGGATATCCACCACAGTCACCATATCCTCAGCAGAGTCCATATCAAACACCTCAGCATCAGTTTTCATCTGCATCAGCTCCATTTTATGATAATTCACAGCAGAAAAAGAAGTTGGATAAGAGGTATTCAAGGATTGCTGATGATTATCGTTCACTGGATGAG GTTACTGCTGCTCTTGCAAAAGCTGGGCTGGAGTCTTCTAATCTCATTGTTGGCATTGATTTCACAAAGAGCAATGAGTGGACAG GGAAGAGTTCATTCAATCGGAAAAGTTTACATCACATTGGAAGCAGTCAAAACCCTTATGAACAAGCAATCTCTATTATTGGGAAAACTCTGTCTACTTTTGATGAAGATAACTTGATTCCATGTTTTGGTTTCGGAGACG CATCTACGCATGATCAAGATGTATTTAGCTTCTATTCAGAAGAGAGGTTATGTAACGGGTTTGAAGAAGTTTTGGCACGATACAGAGAAATTGTTCCTCACCTCAAACTTGCAGGACCGACTTCGTTCGCCCCTATTATTGAGATGGCCATAACTATTGTTGAACAAAGTGCTGGCCAATATCATGTCCTGCTTATAATTGCAGATGGACAG GTGACCAGAAGCGTCGATACAGAAAATGGCCACCTAAGTCAGCAGGAACAGAAGACAATAAATGCAATCGTAAAAGCCAG TGAGTATCCGCTGTCAATAGTTTTGGTAGGAGTTGGAGATGGCCCGTGGGAGATGATGGAGGAATTTGACGATAACATTCCTTCTCGAGCATTTGACAATTTTCAG TTTGTGAATTTCACTAAGATAATGTCGAAAAATACAAATCCATCCCGAAGAGAGGCAGAGTTTTCTCTTGCAGCTTTGATGGAGATACCTTCTCAATATAAGGCAACCATAGAGCTTGGCTTATTGGG TTCGCGGAGGGGGCATTCACCGGATAGGGTTCCTCTACCTGCTCCTCTTTATAATAGGACTTCCTCCAACATCAGTGGAAAATCTTTTCGGTCAAACAGTTTTCAGCCGAATGTGCGTAGAGGTACTGGCTATGAATATGATAGTGGTGTTCACAATCACACGGAACCATCTACAAGCTCTTTACATGATAATAAG GTTTGCCCGATTTGTCTTACCGATCCAAAGGATATGGCCTTCGGTTGTGGACATCAG aCTTGTTGTGGATGTGGAGAAGACCTCGAATTCTGTCCGATTTGCAGGAGCACAATCACTACTAAGATAAAGCTTTATTAG